In one window of Eurosta solidaginis isolate ZX-2024a unplaced genomic scaffold, ASM4086904v1 ctg00001521.1, whole genome shotgun sequence DNA:
- the LOC137236254 gene encoding venom dipeptidyl peptidase 4-like: protein MKIHKLRIIIGTIVALIVIALLAVALTFIFKAGDENDVMAHEKDNGIHLDEVISGALAAHRFNSTWTTGSSLLFRENNSIVEYDVKTKRKKVLMYDEHQQYALFEKSADGELLLLAKNFSKYFRHSFFAQYDIFNITSGQIQPLMIQGVQRLLLFAQWAPVGNGLILNFERNLYYKPTAYAEAIAITSDENPTILNGIPDWVYEEEVFSSNIATWFNPTGTQIAFIKFDDSPTRGMNLPIYGEANDLRFQYPIEKVVPYPKAGSSNPRVSLFTADLARAADGADFLTQIPVSSFLNTETDYIISAVEWLDKDRVLSVWMNRIQNMAHLQVFDGVRRLEIYNIESKTGWVNFFTPPFKNRDGSRIAFILPQLQDDQTFYRHVVTLSTKSSSDTVKAITKGKFVVENILHWDASSDVLFYTANTERSSQVAHIYAIKADAGRTPQCLTCGLHSWDGVEQTYYSVSFSTDRQLAITSDGPGIPYTTIHEWSWENDQVVLKKLMDWELNSELHAKLKLKAMPTHEIHTFPIAEGFTAKVLLQLPPNLDRSGNTKYPLLVDVYGGPDSTSVVDRWMIDWGVYLSSNQSVIYAKIDGRGSGSRGDKLLHSVYLKLGSVEIADQVNVTRQLQQKFHFIDGNHIGIWGWSYGGYAAAMALANDDSQVFRCAASVAPVTDWTYYDSIYTERYMSLPKLNELGYLNSQLTTRANRLRGKKFMLVHGTLDDNVHYQQAMVLAKNLERLDILFKQISYTDEDHSLASVRPHLYHSLDRFFGDCFNSKRLMSRWNGK, encoded by the exons ATGAAAATACACAAACTACGCATCATAATCGGCACAATCGTTGCGCTCATCGTAATCGCACTACTCGCTGTGGCATTAACATTTATTTTCAAAGCTGGGGATGAGAATGATGTTATGGCACACGAAAAAGATAACGGTATACATTTAGATGAAGTGATATCAGGTGCATTAGCAGCGCATCGTTTCAATAGCACATGGACGACGGGATCGAGTTTACTCTTTCGTGAAAATAAT TCAATTGTCGAATATGATGTAAAAACGAAAAGGAAAAAGGTGCTGATGTATGATGAGCAT CAACAGTATGCATTATTTGAGAAGTCAGCTGATGGTGAACTGCTTTTGTTGGCGAAAAACTTTTCCAAG TACTTCCGTCATAGTTTCTTTGCGCAATATGACATCTTCAATATCACATCAGGTCAAATACAGCCGCTTATGATCCAAGGCGTACAGCGCTTATTACTCTTCGCGCAATGGGCACCCGTCGGTAATGGGCTCATACTCAACTTCGAACGCAATCTGTACTACAAACCAACAGCATATGCGGAAGCAATAGCAATAACAAGCGATGAGAATCCCACCATACTAAATGGTATACCTGATTGGGTGTACGAAGAGGAGGTATTTAGCTCCAATATAGCCACTTGGTTCAATCCGACTGGCACACAAATTGCCTTTATCAAATTTGATGATTCACCAACGCGGGGTATGAATTTACCCATTTATGGTGAAGCGAATGATTTACGTTTTCAATATCCAATCGAAAAAGTTGTACCCTATCCGAAAGCGGGCTCCTCGAATCCGCGTGTTAGTCTCTTCACTGCCGATTTGGCGCGCGCGGCAGATGGGGCAGATTTCCTTACGCAGATTCCGGTGTCTAGCTTTTTGAATACTGAAACTGATTATATTATAAGTGCGGTCGAGTGGTTGGATAAAGATCGTGTACTGTCGGTATGGATGAATCGTATACAAAATATGGCGCATTTACAGGTCTTTGATGGTGTGCGCCGTTTGGAG ATCTATAACATCGAATCAAAAACTGGCTGGGTTAACTTCTTTACGCCACCTTTCAAGAATCGTGATGGTTCACGCATTGCCTTTATACTGCCACAACTACAAGATGATCAAACTTTTTATCGTCATGTCGTTACGCTGTCCACGAAATCGTCTAGTGATACTGTAAAAGCGATTACGAAAGGAAAATTCGTTGTAGAAAATATACTTCATTGGGATGCAAGTAGCGATGTGTTGTTCTATACCGCCAATACGGAACGGAGCTCTCAGGTGGCGCATATTTATGCAATTAAAGCGGATGCTGGTAGAACGCCGCAGTGCCTCACATGTGGTTTACATTCTTGGGATG GTGTGGAGCAAACGTACTATTCGGTTTCCTTTAGCACAGATCGTCAGTTGGCGATCACCTCGGATGGTCCTGGTATACCGTATACTACCATACACGAGTGGAGCTGGGAAAATG ACCAAGTTGTGCTCAAAAAGCTTATGGACTGGGAATTGAATAGCGAACTGCatgcaaaattgaaattgaaagcCATGCCCACACATGAAATTCATACCTTCCCCATTGCGGAAGGTTTTACTGCCAAAGTGTTGCTACAATTGCCGCCCAATCTTGATCGTAGTGGCAACACGAAATATCCATTACTTGTCGATGTATATGGTGGACCAGATTCTACCTCG GTGGTCGATCGTTGGATGATTGACTGGGGCGTTTACCTCTCATCAAACCAATCTGTGATTTATGCTAAGATCGATGGTCGTGGTTCAGGCTCACGCGGCGATAAGCTCCTACATTCGGTTTATCTTAAGTTAGGTTCTGTTGAAATTGCCGATCAGGTTAATGTAACGAG ACAATTACAACAGAAATTCCATTTTATCGATGGAAATCATATTGGTATCTGGGGTTGGAGTTACGGCGGTTATGCTGCTGCCATGGCTTTGGCCAATGATGACAGCCAAGTCTTCCGCTGTGCCGCTTCGGTGGCGCCCGTCACCGATTGGACGTACTATG ACTCCATTTACACGGAACGCTACATGAGCCTGCCTAAATTAAACGAATTAGGTTACCTCAACTCCCAACTCACCACACGCGCAAATCGTTTGCGTGGTAAAAAATTCATGTTAGTTCATGgtacgctcgatgacaatgttcATTATCAACAAGCTATGGTTTTAGCGAAAAATTTGGAGAGATTGGATATTCTGTTTAAGCAAATt AGTTATACCGACGAAGATCACAGCTTAGCATCGGTACGTCCGCATTTATATCATTCTTTGGATCGTTTCTTCGGTGATTGTTTCAACAGCAAACGTTTAATGTCACGTTGGAACGGCAAATGA